The DNA segment CATCTGGACCGGCTGAAGTCCGAGTTCCTGGCGAACGTGAACCATGAGCTCCGAACCCCCTTATCCGTGATCGTCCCGGCTCTCGAGTGCGTCATGGAGGCGGACCTCGACATCGCCGAGCTGAAGGCCTTCCTGGGGAGCTCCGCCTTGCAGGCCCGCAAGCTCGTCGTTTTGGTCGAGAACCTCCTGACACTCTCCGAGCTCGGCCGGGACACCCTCTCCCTCCGGGTCGTGGAGCGGGATCTTGTTCCGGTTCTGACCGCCTACCACGCGGAGCGGCTCCCAGGGGTGAGCGCGGGCCTCCGCGACCTCGTGCTGGCGGTCCAGGCGCATTCCCTTCCGGCGCGGTTCGACGAGCTCCGGCTCCGTCAGGTCCTGGACGCGCTGGTGGACAACGCTGTGAAGTTCACGCCGCCCGGCTCGCGCGTCACGCTAGGGGCGGAGGCGCTCGCGCGGGATGGGGTCCAGTGGGCCCGCGTCCGCGTGGAGGACAACGGCCCGGGCATCCCGCCGGACGAGCTTGGGAATCTGTTCGATGCGTTCCGGCAAATCGACGGCTCCACCACACGAAGGGTCGGGGGTCTGGGCATCGGGCTGGCACTCGCCCGGGACCTGGCCGCCCAGATGGGCGGGCGCCTGGTCGCCTCGAGCGAGCAGGGTCGCGGCTCGACCTTCAGTCTCCTCTTGCGCGCCGATTAACGCTGATATCGGAAACGCGTCGCCCACCGGGCGCGCCTTGACAGGGTCCAACGCCGGAGCCTAGACTCCCGCGTCGCATCCCCCCAACCGAATCCCGGC comes from the Candidatus Eisenbacteria bacterium genome and includes:
- a CDS encoding hybrid sensor histidine kinase/response regulator; its protein translation is HLDRLKSEFLANVNHELRTPLSVIVPALECVMEADLDIAELKAFLGSSALQARKLVVLVENLLTLSELGRDTLSLRVVERDLVPVLTAYHAERLPGVSAGLRDLVLAVQAHSLPARFDELRLRQVLDALVDNAVKFTPPGSRVTLGAEALARDGVQWARVRVEDNGPGIPPDELGNLFDAFRQIDGSTTRRVGGLGIGLALARDLAAQMGGRLVASSEQGRGSTFSLLLRAD